The Humulus lupulus chromosome 3, drHumLupu1.1, whole genome shotgun sequence genome window below encodes:
- the LOC133824646 gene encoding putative 12-oxophytodienoate reductase 11, whose product MASAQVLTNLLMTPCKMGKFNLSHRVVLAPLTRQRSYDNVPQPHAILYYSQRTSNGGLLISEATGISNTAQGYPDTPGIWTKEQVEAWKPIVDAVHAKGGIFFCQIWHAGRVSNAGFQPNGQAPISSTDKSLTPQIRLNGIGVEEFDPPRRLGTDEIPQIVNDFRLAARNAMEAGFDGVEIHGAHGYLIDQFLKDEVNDRTDKYGGCLENRCRFALEVVEAIVNEIGADKVGIRLSPFANYMESNDSNPEALGLHMVESLNKYGILYCHMVEPRMKSLGDIDETPHSLVPMRKAFNGAFIVAGGYGKEDGNNALAENRTDLVAYGRHFLANPDLPKRFELNGPLNKYDRSTFYLSDPIKGYTDYPFLETTSSTTQNI is encoded by the exons ATGGCTTCTGCTCAAGTTCTCACAAATCTTCTTATGACGCCATGCAAAATGGGAAAGTTCAATCTTTCTCATAG GGTTGTTTTGGCACCCTTGACTCGACAAAGGTCATACGACAATGTTCCTCAGCCACATGCCATCTTATACTATTCCCAAAGAACCTCCAATGGGGGTCTTCTCATTTCAGAAGCAACTGGAATTTCTAATACTGCTCAAGG gtaccCTGATACACCTGGTATATGGACAAAAGAGCAAGTTGAAGCTTGGAAGCCTATTGTTGATGCAGTTCACGCTAAAGGTGGTATCTTTTTCTGTCAGATTTGGCATGCGGGCAGAGTTTCAAATGCAG GTTTCCAACCAAATGGCCAAGCTCCAATATCTTCCACTGACAAGTCATTGACTCCCCAAATTCGATTAAATGGCATTGGTGTCGAAGAATTCGATCCTCCAAGGCGGCTTGGCACAGATGAAATTCCTCAAATAGTCAATGATTTTAGGCTAGCTGCGAGGAATGCCATGGAAGCTG GCTTTGATGGAGTTGAGATCCATGGAGCTCATGGTTACCTGATTGACCAATTTTTGAAAGATGAAGTGAATGACCGAACAGATAAATACGGTGGATGTTTAGAGAATCGGTGTCGTTTTGCTCTTGAAGTGGTTGAAGCTATTGTTAATGAGATAGGTGCTGATAAAGTTGGAATTAGATTGTCACCATTTGCAAACTACATGGAATCAAATGACTCCAACCCAGAGGCTTTGGGGCTTCACATGGTGGAATCTCTGAACAAGTATGGGATCCTGTATTGCCACATGGTTGAACCAAGAATGAAAAGTCTTGGAGATATTGATGAGACCCCTCATAGTCTTGTCCCCATGAGAAAGGCTTTCAATGGTGCATTCATTGTTGCTGGGGGTTATGGCAAGGAAGATGGGAACAATGCTTTAGCTGAAAATCGTACTGATCTTGTTGCTTATGGTCGTCACTTCTTGGCTAATCCAGATTTGCCAAAGAGATTTGAGCTTAATGGCCCTCTAAATAAGTATGACAGAAGCACATTCTACTTGTCTGATCCTATTAAAGGTTATACTGATTATCCATTTCTTGAAACCACATCTTCAACTACTCAAAATATATAG